GTTGTTCTCCGTCGACCAGATCGCCCGCGAACAACTGCGCTTCTATCCCGAAGAGCACGGCGGCTCGGTCTCGGGACCATTGACGGTCATCGACGAAGACTCGACGGGACGGGTCTCTCGCATTGACTGCACGTCGTTTGGCACCGGGGCCTACTCGGTGCCATCGTCCGTCGAGCAACTGGATTTCGAAACGACGGCGGAATTTGTACTCCTGATCGAGACCGGCGGAATGTTCCAGCGCCTGCAATCGCACCGATTCTGGGAATCGAGCAATTGCATCCTGGTGGAAATGGGTGGCGTGCCCACGCGCGCGGTGCGTCGCTTCGTTCGGCGACTCTCCGACGAGCAGGACCTGCCCGTGTACGCCTTCGTCGACTGCGATCCCTACGGCATTGCGAACATCTATCGCACCATCAAGGTGGGATCGGGATCAGCCGCGCATATCAACAAGTTCTTCTGCGTCCCAAGAGCCCAGTTTCTCGGTGTCACGCCTCAGGACATCATCGACTACGAGCTACCGACCCATCCGCTCAAAGACGTCGACGTAAAACGCGCGAAGGACGCCTTGAAGAACGATCCGTTCTTCAAGAGCCAGATCAAGTGGCGCAAAGCCCTGGAGCAGCTGATCAAGATGGGCGTACGCGCCGAGCAGCAGGCCCTGGCCAAGTGGGGACTCAACTACGTGATCGACGAGTACCTGCCACAGAAACTGGCAAATCCGAACCTCTTCCTTCCCTAGCCCGCATCCATGAGATCGAGGACGGCGATCAGCGCTCCGGTCACGTGGTAGACGCTGGTTGCGTTCATCGAGTCTGAAATGGGAGCGCCGGTGCAATCGAGTTGCTCGTACCAGCCACCGCAACGCGGATCGACGTAGCGGTGCATCACGGTTTCGAGTGCGTCCTGTGCTGCGTCGCGAGCCGAATCGCTCTTGGAGTGTTCTGCGCGAGCGACCAATGCGCGGACGTATTCGGTCTGTGGCCAGAGCCGCTTCGTGTCGAGCAACAGCTTGCCCGTACAATCGATCCTGTCGAAGACACCGCCATCGCTGTCCACACCGTTCTCGCTGGCGAACTCGAACAGACGGTCGGCGGCTGTACTCGTTGCCTGCTTGACGCGGCGAGCGTAGCTATGCAGCAGGTACACCCACTCGAAGTGGTGACCGGGTTCGACGAGTC
This genomic stretch from bacterium harbors:
- a CDS encoding DNA topoisomerase IV subunit A; translated protein: MERITSTAKGLHSTILKRGKPDLSLPVRALSNVSYNEKRGFLEIGKQKKVRTLSVNTVKGFAQTLRMMALSKELVGNNDFATKREAYYISKNWEEAKFDEQIESDATMDDIEALFSVDQIAREQLRFYPEEHGGSVSGPLTVIDEDSTGRVSRIDCTSFGTGAYSVPSSVEQLDFETTAEFVLLIETGGMFQRLQSHRFWESSNCILVEMGGVPTRAVRRFVRRLSDEQDLPVYAFVDCDPYGIANIYRTIKVGSGSAAHINKFFCVPRAQFLGVTPQDIIDYELPTHPLKDVDVKRAKDALKNDPFFKSQIKWRKALEQLIKMGVRAEQQALAKWGLNYVIDEYLPQKLANPNLFLP